In Thermus islandicus DSM 21543, a genomic segment contains:
- the prfA gene encoding peptide chain release factor 1 — protein sequence MLDKLARLEEEYRELEGLLADPGVLKDPKRYQALSRRYAEMGEILALIREYRKVLEDLEQAESLLEDPELREVAKAEKAELEARKEALERELERHLLPKDPMDERDAIVEIRAGTGGEEAALFARDLLEMYLRFAEEMGFETEILDSNPTDLGGFSKVVLEVRGPGAYGTFKYESGVHRVQRVPATETQGRIHTSTATVAVLPKAEESDFQLNMDEIRIDVMRASGPGGQGVNTTDSAVRVVHLPTGIMVTCQDSRSQIKNREKALMILRSRLLEMKRAEEAEKLRKTRLAQIGTGERSEKIRTYNFPQSRVTDHRIGFTTHDLEGVLSGRLQPLLEALRRADQERQLEAMTEA from the coding sequence ATGCTGGATAAGCTTGCACGCCTAGAGGAGGAGTACCGGGAGCTGGAAGGGCTTCTCGCCGACCCAGGGGTCCTGAAGGACCCGAAGCGCTACCAGGCCCTCTCCCGGCGGTACGCGGAGATGGGGGAGATCCTCGCCCTCATCCGGGAATACCGCAAGGTGCTAGAGGACCTGGAGCAGGCGGAAAGCCTCCTCGAGGACCCCGAGCTCCGCGAGGTGGCCAAGGCGGAGAAGGCGGAGCTGGAGGCCCGCAAGGAGGCCTTGGAACGGGAGCTTGAGCGCCACCTCCTGCCCAAGGACCCCATGGACGAGCGGGACGCCATCGTGGAGATCCGGGCCGGCACCGGGGGGGAGGAGGCCGCCCTCTTCGCCCGCGACCTCCTGGAGATGTACCTGCGCTTCGCCGAGGAGATGGGGTTTGAGACGGAGATCCTGGACTCCAACCCCACGGACCTAGGCGGCTTCTCCAAGGTGGTCTTGGAGGTACGGGGCCCCGGAGCCTACGGCACCTTTAAGTACGAAAGCGGGGTCCACCGGGTGCAGCGGGTCCCCGCCACGGAAACCCAGGGGCGCATCCACACCTCCACGGCCACGGTGGCCGTTTTGCCCAAGGCGGAGGAGTCCGACTTCCAGCTCAACATGGACGAGATCCGCATAGATGTAATGCGGGCCTCGGGGCCGGGGGGCCAGGGGGTGAACACCACGGACTCGGCGGTGCGGGTGGTGCACCTGCCCACGGGGATCATGGTGACCTGCCAGGACTCCCGGAGCCAGATCAAGAACCGGGAGAAGGCCCTCATGATCCTCCGTAGCCGCCTTTTGGAGATGAAGCGGGCCGAAGAGGCGGAAAAGCTCCGAAAAACCCGCCTCGCCCAGATCGGTACCGGGGAGCGCTCCGAGAAGATCCGCACCTACAACTTCCCCCAGTCCCGGGTCACGGACCACCGCATTGGCTTCACCACCCACGACCTCGAGGGGGTCCTCTCGGGGCGCCTTCAGCCCCTTCTGGAAGCCCTGAGGCGGGCCGACCAGGAGCGCCAGCTGGAGGCCATGACGGAAGCGTGA
- a CDS encoding DUF5639 domain-containing protein, whose translation MEVHAADQYLVAPGETGLMEVHEALKGTGLYPPFPPVELPGGVGGLLLRGGFAQTFFFPAEVLGVAFRTPGGRRVEAGGVVVKNVQGYDLVRLFVGSFGLLGTPLRAVLRLRPGRAGLFLRRPFTGNFPEIYPRPRFLFALEEKGEWWLYGFHFGHEREVARFLEAFGGEEVGPLDLRGLFPGGMGVGEGPLKDLRFAWKDGGETPRPGEAFLRVVQALS comes from the coding sequence GTGGAGGTCCATGCCGCTGACCAGTACCTGGTGGCCCCGGGAGAGACCGGGCTTATGGAGGTCCACGAGGCCCTTAAGGGCACGGGCCTCTACCCTCCCTTCCCCCCCGTGGAGCTTCCGGGAGGGGTGGGCGGCCTCCTCCTCCGGGGGGGGTTCGCCCAAACCTTCTTCTTTCCCGCCGAGGTCCTGGGGGTAGCCTTCCGGACCCCTGGGGGGCGGAGGGTGGAGGCGGGAGGGGTGGTGGTGAAAAACGTCCAGGGTTACGACCTGGTGCGCCTCTTTGTGGGAAGCTTTGGCCTCCTGGGCACTCCCCTCCGGGCCGTGCTCCGCTTGAGGCCGGGGAGAGCGGGCCTCTTTCTTAGGCGCCCGTTTACAGGAAATTTTCCCGAAATCTACCCGAGGCCCCGCTTCCTCTTCGCCCTGGAGGAGAAGGGGGAGTGGTGGCTCTACGGCTTCCACTTCGGCCACGAAAGGGAGGTGGCCCGCTTCCTCGAGGCCTTCGGCGGGGAGGAGGTGGGGCCTTTGGACCTGCGGGGCCTCTTTCCCGGGGGCATGGGGGTAGGGGAAGGGCCCCTAAAGGACCTCCGCTTTGCTTGGAAGGACGGGGGGGAAACCCCTAGGCCTGGGGAGGCCTTCCTCCGGGTGGTGCAGGCCCTTTCCTGA
- a CDS encoding MazG family protein produces MGGMERLLEVMRRLRGPGGCPWDRAQTHESLVPYLLEEASEAADAILQGNPQEMAEELGDVLLQVAFHSVIAEEEGAFTYGEVERRIVEKLVRRHPHVFGEAEAKTPEEVKARWDELKAQEGKVEDPCRLPKTLPTLLRAYELQKRGLDQGDEEGLKRALERGDLEEALWNLVGLFAKRGLDPESALRRRSLRACRRG; encoded by the coding sequence ATGGGGGGCATGGAGCGGCTTCTTGAGGTCATGCGCCGCCTGAGGGGTCCCGGGGGGTGTCCCTGGGACCGGGCCCAGACCCACGAGAGCCTGGTGCCCTACCTTCTGGAGGAGGCCAGCGAGGCGGCGGACGCCATTCTGCAGGGAAACCCCCAGGAGATGGCCGAGGAGCTCGGGGACGTCCTCCTCCAGGTGGCCTTCCACAGCGTCATCGCCGAGGAGGAGGGTGCCTTCACCTACGGGGAGGTGGAGAGGCGGATCGTGGAAAAGCTCGTCCGCCGCCATCCCCACGTCTTCGGGGAAGCCGAAGCCAAGACCCCAGAGGAGGTCAAGGCCCGCTGGGACGAGCTGAAGGCCCAGGAGGGCAAGGTGGAAGACCCTTGCCGCCTGCCCAAAACCCTGCCCACCCTCCTGCGGGCGTACGAGCTTCAGAAGAGGGGCCTGGACCAGGGGGACGAGGAGGGGCTTAAGAGGGCCTTGGAGCGGGGGGACCTCGAGGAGGCGCTTTGGAACCTGGTGGGGCTTTTCGCCAAGAGGGGTCTGGACCCCGAGAGCGCCTTAAGGAGGCGCTCCCTCAGGGCCTGCCGCAGGGGTTAG
- a CDS encoding NUDIX hydrolase has translation MRREILVVAAILLDRQGRVLLVGNDWGRKGQVRYTLPGGTVEPGETALEALVREVREETGLRVKGIEHLAYAIQVEDRRKNERTLALAFRASYEGLLNPKDPDGHIVEARFFTLEEVAARLSGHRPLQEPLLDYLKGERGRFYAYSGWGLPGVRV, from the coding sequence ATGCGCCGGGAGATCCTGGTGGTGGCAGCCATCCTCCTGGACCGACAGGGGCGGGTGCTCCTGGTGGGCAACGACTGGGGCCGAAAGGGCCAGGTGCGCTACACCCTTCCCGGGGGCACGGTGGAGCCGGGGGAGACGGCCCTGGAGGCTTTGGTGCGGGAGGTGCGGGAGGAGACGGGCCTGCGGGTGAAGGGGATAGAACACCTGGCCTACGCCATCCAGGTGGAGGACCGCCGCAAGAACGAGCGCACCCTGGCCCTGGCCTTCCGGGCCAGCTACGAGGGGCTTTTGAACCCCAAAGACCCCGATGGGCACATCGTGGAGGCCCGCTTCTTCACCCTAGAGGAGGTGGCGGCTAGGCTCTCCGGCCACCGCCCCTTGCAGGAGCCCCTTCTGGACTACCTCAAGGGGGAGCGGGGCCGCTTCTACGCCTATTCCGGCTGGGGCCTTCCGGGGGTGCGGGTCTAG
- a CDS encoding SCO family protein, whose amino-acid sequence MRRFWFLLPVLGLLVGYLFLFRGNHAFFGTRLLNPKPVDFALEGPQGTVRLRDFQDKLVLLFFGYTHCPDVCPTTLLGIKRVYEGLTPEEQRRVQVIFVSVDPERDTPEIADRYAKAFNPAFLGLTGRPEVLQEVARTFGVYYQKTQYRGPGDYLVDHTATTFVIRGGKLVLLLSGDKLNLIQNPGYLPRVVADIRALL is encoded by the coding sequence ATGCGGCGCTTCTGGTTTCTCCTACCCGTCCTCGGGCTCCTCGTGGGCTACCTCTTCCTCTTCCGGGGCAACCATGCCTTTTTCGGCACCCGCCTTTTAAACCCCAAGCCCGTAGACTTCGCCCTGGAAGGCCCCCAGGGAACGGTCAGGCTCCGCGACTTCCAGGACAAGCTGGTCCTCCTCTTTTTCGGCTACACGCACTGCCCCGACGTCTGCCCCACCACCCTCCTCGGCATCAAGCGGGTTTACGAGGGGCTTACCCCGGAGGAGCAAAGGCGGGTGCAGGTGATCTTCGTGAGCGTAGACCCCGAGCGGGACACCCCGGAGATCGCCGACCGGTACGCCAAGGCCTTCAACCCCGCCTTCCTGGGGCTCACGGGAAGGCCGGAAGTCCTCCAGGAGGTGGCCCGCACCTTCGGGGTGTACTACCAGAAAACCCAGTACCGGGGCCCCGGGGACTACCTGGTGGACCACACGGCCACCACCTTCGTGATCCGGGGGGGGAAGCTGGTCCTCCTCCTGAGCGGGGATAAGCTGAACCTTATACAAAATCCAGGGTACCTTCCCCGGGTGGTGGCAGACATTAGGGCGCTCTTGTAA
- a CDS encoding NUDIX hydrolase: MAVPLLGTRVLLTRRSPHLPTHAGQVSFPGGVVEPGEGVVEAALREACEEVGLGEVELLGFLSPALSPQGFLIQPVVVYREDLPPLRPNPEEVAEVLLAPVEELLGVTPWGEVRLGREVWHLPWRGVDIWGVTGNILKEFLEVWRAAHRDFAGGPL; this comes from the coding sequence GTGGCCGTACCCCTTCTGGGGACCCGGGTCCTCCTCACCCGGAGGAGCCCCCACCTGCCCACCCATGCGGGCCAGGTGAGCTTCCCCGGCGGGGTCGTGGAACCGGGGGAGGGGGTGGTGGAGGCCGCCCTGCGGGAGGCCTGTGAGGAGGTGGGGTTAGGGGAGGTGGAGCTTTTGGGTTTCCTCAGCCCCGCCCTTTCCCCCCAGGGCTTCCTGATCCAGCCCGTGGTGGTCTACCGGGAAGACCTTCCCCCCCTGCGGCCCAACCCCGAGGAGGTGGCGGAGGTGCTCCTGGCCCCCGTGGAGGAGCTCCTCGGCGTTACCCCGTGGGGCGAGGTGCGCCTGGGAAGGGAGGTCTGGCACCTACCCTGGCGGGGGGTGGACATCTGGGGGGTCACGGGGAATATCCTTAAGGAGTTCCTGGAGGTGTGGCGTGCGGCGCATCGGGATTTTGCTGGCGGACCTCTTTGA
- a CDS encoding MFS transporter, translating to MRLAVVLSGVALYSALYAAVPLLPLLERLFGAPPGAAGPGMGLPLLLLVLLSPLVPRLPLASGMALGGGLLLVGLGGILGALSPSLLLWTLFRLLQGMGAALVPALAIALVPVLYPQRALEMAGVYMAGNVLGGGLGRVLAGLLAEGVGVRGALLLLSLPALLLGLLVLHAPSRLPPLGPPRYDPRGWPLYLVGGILLFLNLFLANLLPYRLLEMGFGPGQVGLVYLAYLFGIPGSALSGLLARRLGAVATFRLAFLLALLGMGLLLLPPPRLVVGFALMMAALFTAQGLASGAAGRKGPGVSGAYVASFYLGGTLAGLLYPLFLHSFPLAVGLGLALGLLAFLLAPVR from the coding sequence GTGCGCCTGGCCGTGGTCCTCTCAGGGGTGGCCCTCTACAGCGCCCTCTACGCCGCAGTCCCCCTCCTTCCCCTTCTGGAGAGGCTCTTCGGCGCCCCCCCGGGGGCGGCAGGGCCGGGCATGGGCCTCCCCCTCCTCCTCCTCGTCCTCCTCTCCCCCCTGGTGCCTAGGCTTCCCCTGGCCTCGGGGATGGCCCTGGGTGGGGGACTGCTCCTGGTGGGGCTCGGGGGGATTTTGGGGGCCTTGAGCCCGAGCCTCCTCCTCTGGACCCTCTTCCGCCTGCTTCAGGGCATGGGAGCGGCCCTGGTGCCGGCCCTGGCCATCGCCCTGGTGCCCGTCCTCTACCCGCAGAGGGCCCTGGAGATGGCCGGGGTCTACATGGCGGGCAACGTCCTGGGCGGGGGGTTAGGCCGGGTCCTGGCGGGGCTGTTGGCGGAAGGGGTGGGGGTGCGGGGAGCCCTCCTCCTCCTCTCCCTCCCCGCCCTTCTCCTTGGCCTCCTCGTCCTCCACGCCCCCTCCCGCCTACCCCCTCTGGGCCCGCCCCGCTACGACCCAAGGGGCTGGCCCCTCTACCTGGTGGGGGGCATCCTCCTCTTTCTGAACCTGTTTCTGGCCAACCTCCTCCCCTACCGCCTTCTGGAGATGGGCTTCGGCCCGGGACAGGTGGGGCTCGTGTACCTGGCCTACCTCTTCGGCATCCCAGGAAGCGCCCTCTCCGGCCTCCTGGCCAGAAGGCTGGGCGCGGTGGCCACCTTTCGCTTGGCCTTCCTCTTAGCGCTGCTGGGGATGGGGCTCCTCCTCCTCCCGCCCCCGAGGCTGGTGGTGGGGTTTGCCCTCATGATGGCCGCCCTCTTCACCGCCCAAGGCCTGGCCTCGGGGGCCGCGGGGCGGAAGGGGCCGGGGGTGAGCGGAGCCTACGTGGCCAGCTTCTACCTGGGGGGCACCCTGGCGGGTCTCCTCTACCCCCTCTTCCTCCACAGCTTCCCCCTGGCGGTGGGGTTGGGCTTGGCCTTGGGCCTCCTGGCCTTTCTCTTAGCCCCGGTCCGGTAA
- a CDS encoding type 1 glutamine amidotransferase domain-containing protein: protein MRRIGILLADLFDERELIYPYYRVQEAGLAPLVIGPEAREYRGKSGLAWKAEVAPKEAGELLGLLIPGGFAPDYLRRSPEVLALVRRVAEGNRPLGAICHAGWVLISAGVVRGRRVTGFPSIRDDLENAGGLYQEAGVVVDGNLVTAQGPKDLPAFMEAFLKLLGSA from the coding sequence GTGCGGCGCATCGGGATTTTGCTGGCGGACCTCTTTGACGAGCGGGAGCTGATCTACCCTTACTACCGGGTTCAGGAGGCGGGGTTGGCCCCGCTTGTCATCGGCCCGGAGGCCCGGGAGTACCGGGGCAAGTCCGGGTTGGCCTGGAAGGCCGAGGTGGCCCCCAAGGAGGCGGGGGAGCTTTTGGGGCTCCTCATCCCCGGGGGGTTCGCCCCGGACTACCTGAGGCGGAGCCCGGAGGTGCTGGCCCTGGTCCGGCGGGTGGCGGAGGGGAACCGACCCCTCGGCGCCATCTGCCACGCCGGCTGGGTGCTGATCAGCGCCGGGGTGGTCCGGGGGAGGAGGGTCACGGGCTTTCCCTCCATCCGGGACGACCTGGAAAACGCCGGGGGGCTCTACCAGGAAGCGGGGGTAGTGGTGGATGGCAACCTGGTGACCGCCCAGGGTCCCAAGGACCTTCCTGCCTTTATGGAGGCCTTCCTCAAGCTTTTGGGCTCGGCCTGA
- a CDS encoding primosomal protein N': protein MRALRVALPLPLPPLSYLPPLGAEAEEGPVGRRVAVPFRGEVRLGVVVGEEEGRGGMGLRHAIAYLDPGPSLRPEEIRFLEEAARYLFAPLGQVLADLLPPFPEVRHRVRLFPGTDPKVLPKGLEALRDWQEARGFDPKLLDLLREAGALEEEVAFKEGKRVLLPLKEAHPEPDLDQALRRLWEMGQAESLAALARATGLGVRRLKRLLDGGYVGYGPPLEGPRAEGRLEPLPLPERPGRVNGGRFAERLRLLKGLVAEGDHLVLFPEVSLLLRFLEHFPEAKPYHGGLPPWLREALFRAPRGLVFATYGGLLLPFTPRSMVVVEEGSESYKLPAGSRAFIPPLAELRARLLGVPLTYLSLVPAVEVLDRPGLTFPVPKPRVLILDLRRERGHPFTGRALALLRQVEERGRQAVVLSPRKGFSALLLCADCGFRPTCPQCALPLRYHREGKGRLLCHQCGHEALPPPLCPECGSPFLEPRGPGLEWLVEELRRHLALPVLRYAKEAKDDLGPLLEGQPGVVVATTALLRGPSLPELALVLLPYADGFLLDSDFRAAERYHRLLWALTELRPGRRPLLLLQTYTPDHPAHQGLLEGSVEAFPWQEKALRELLQYPPRVRMVKLEVRHRKEERALEAALALRDALQGVAREGEVLGPAPAPVPRIKGLYLYHLLLRGSTERLEELLSHLDRNRFRLDPDPHRFVGLLED from the coding sequence ATGCGGGCGCTCCGGGTGGCCCTTCCCCTCCCCCTCCCCCCCCTGAGCTACCTGCCCCCCTTGGGGGCCGAGGCGGAGGAGGGGCCCGTGGGGAGGCGGGTGGCCGTACCCTTTCGGGGGGAGGTGCGCCTCGGGGTGGTGGTGGGAGAGGAGGAGGGGCGGGGGGGGATGGGCCTCCGCCACGCCATCGCCTACCTGGACCCCGGGCCCTCCCTGCGCCCGGAGGAGATCCGCTTCCTGGAGGAGGCTGCCCGGTACCTCTTTGCCCCCCTGGGCCAGGTCCTGGCGGACCTCCTTCCCCCCTTTCCCGAGGTCCGCCACCGGGTGCGCCTTTTTCCCGGGACGGACCCCAAGGTCCTGCCCAAGGGCCTCGAGGCCCTTCGGGACTGGCAGGAGGCCCGGGGCTTTGACCCGAAGCTTCTGGACCTCCTTCGGGAGGCGGGGGCCTTGGAGGAGGAGGTGGCCTTCAAGGAGGGGAAGAGGGTCCTCCTCCCCCTGAAGGAGGCCCACCCGGAGCCTGACCTGGACCAGGCGCTTAGGCGCCTTTGGGAGATGGGCCAGGCGGAAAGCCTGGCCGCCCTGGCCCGGGCCACCGGGCTGGGGGTGAGGCGGCTTAAGCGCCTTCTGGACGGGGGCTACGTGGGCTACGGCCCCCCCCTCGAGGGGCCCAGGGCGGAGGGGAGGCTGGAACCCCTTCCCCTTCCCGAGCGCCCCGGGCGCGTGAACGGGGGGCGGTTTGCCGAGAGGCTGCGCCTCCTCAAGGGGCTCGTGGCCGAGGGGGACCACCTGGTCCTCTTCCCCGAGGTGAGCCTTCTCCTGCGCTTCCTGGAGCACTTCCCTGAGGCCAAGCCCTACCACGGGGGGCTTCCCCCCTGGCTTCGCGAAGCCCTCTTCCGCGCGCCCCGGGGCCTCGTCTTCGCCACCTACGGGGGGCTTCTCCTCCCCTTTACCCCCAGGTCCATGGTGGTGGTGGAGGAGGGGAGCGAGAGCTACAAGCTCCCCGCGGGAAGCCGGGCCTTCATCCCCCCCTTGGCCGAGCTGCGGGCCCGGCTTCTCGGCGTGCCCCTCACCTACCTCTCCCTGGTGCCGGCGGTGGAGGTCCTGGACCGGCCTGGCCTCACCTTTCCCGTGCCCAAGCCCAGGGTCTTGATCCTGGACCTGAGGCGGGAAAGGGGCCACCCCTTTACCGGGCGGGCCCTCGCCCTCCTCAGGCAGGTGGAGGAAAGGGGGAGGCAGGCGGTGGTCCTTTCCCCGCGCAAGGGCTTTAGCGCCCTTCTCCTCTGTGCCGACTGCGGCTTTCGGCCCACCTGCCCCCAGTGCGCCCTTCCCTTGCGCTACCACCGGGAGGGGAAGGGCCGCCTCCTCTGCCACCAGTGCGGCCACGAGGCGCTCCCGCCCCCCCTGTGCCCGGAGTGCGGCTCGCCCTTTCTGGAGCCCCGGGGGCCGGGCCTGGAGTGGCTGGTGGAGGAGCTGAGGCGGCACCTCGCCCTTCCCGTCCTCCGCTACGCCAAGGAGGCCAAGGACGACCTGGGCCCCCTCCTCGAGGGGCAGCCCGGGGTGGTGGTGGCCACCACCGCCCTCCTCCGGGGGCCGTCCCTCCCCGAGCTCGCCCTGGTCCTCCTGCCCTATGCGGACGGCTTCCTCCTGGACTCGGACTTCCGGGCGGCGGAGCGCTACCACCGCCTCCTCTGGGCCCTCACCGAGCTCAGGCCCGGGCGGAGGCCCCTCCTTCTCCTCCAGACCTACACCCCCGACCACCCCGCCCACCAGGGCCTCCTGGAGGGGAGCGTGGAGGCCTTCCCCTGGCAGGAAAAGGCCCTTAGGGAGCTCCTGCAATACCCCCCAAGGGTCCGCATGGTGAAGCTGGAGGTCCGCCACCGCAAGGAGGAGCGGGCCCTCGAGGCCGCCCTGGCCCTGAGGGACGCCCTCCAAGGGGTGGCCCGGGAGGGGGAGGTCCTGGGCCCGGCCCCCGCCCCCGTGCCCCGGATCAAGGGGCTTTACCTTTACCACCTCCTCCTTAGAGGGAGCACGGAGCGCCTGGAGGAGCTTCTTTCCCATCTGGACCGTAACCGGTTTAGGCTGGACCCCGACCCCCACCGCTTTGTGGGGCTCTTGGAGGACTGA
- a CDS encoding MutS-related protein has protein sequence MENPLTLRPSLLDHKGLDPRGEGENPLYFPDLLLDELEVSLFASHPGLDLEAFFRAPLGHKDAVVHRQEVARDLEAQPLAQAFRAFFQAMEALRKRLGLAKEARHPWQKRLYFLQGVEAYLEAFRALEEGFARHPPGSAGLRGYRDYLEIYQKNPDLIRLLRDLREVRSALAALRYTLHVHEGRLALRAYGGEPDYGERVVETFRPFFGPNLPAWQEPALPPGPWLNHVEEWILDHLARLFPKAFALLEAFVRSHPGFVDPFLLRLEQEARFFLAYLDFIAPMREAGLPFTYPEIAEDPPFFAERAFDLVLAAKLLGQGKRPVENSFRFDRATILVVSGPNQGGKTTFARMVGQVHHLAALGLPVPGAQARLSLPDRILTHFEVRENPEELRSKLEEDLHRLRVLLERATERSLLILNEPFASAALTDARLIGRFVLERIRAKRCRAVVVTFLDELARLPGAKSLVAEVDPLDPARRTFRVQEKPPDGRTYALALAEKYRLTYPLLSERLKRRPGGGP, from the coding sequence ATGGAAAACCCCTTGACGCTCCGACCGAGCCTGCTGGACCATAAGGGCCTAGACCCGAGGGGGGAGGGGGAGAACCCGCTCTACTTTCCAGACCTCCTTCTAGATGAGCTGGAGGTAAGCCTTTTTGCCTCCCACCCGGGGCTGGATCTCGAAGCCTTCTTCCGCGCTCCCTTAGGGCACAAGGATGCGGTGGTCCACCGCCAAGAGGTGGCTCGGGACCTCGAGGCCCAGCCCTTGGCCCAGGCCTTCCGGGCCTTCTTTCAAGCTATGGAGGCTTTGCGGAAACGTTTGGGCTTGGCCAAAGAGGCCCGCCACCCCTGGCAGAAGCGCCTTTACTTCCTACAGGGGGTAGAGGCTTACCTCGAGGCCTTTAGGGCCTTGGAGGAGGGCTTCGCTCGTCACCCCCCAGGTTCGGCGGGCCTCCGAGGATATAGGGACTATTTGGAGATTTACCAGAAGAATCCCGATCTAATCCGGCTCCTGCGGGACCTAAGGGAGGTCCGCTCCGCCCTTGCCGCCCTGCGTTACACCCTCCATGTGCACGAGGGCCGCCTGGCCCTGAGGGCTTATGGGGGAGAGCCCGACTACGGGGAGCGGGTGGTGGAGACCTTTCGCCCATTCTTCGGCCCGAACCTGCCCGCCTGGCAGGAGCCCGCTCTTCCGCCGGGTCCTTGGCTCAATCACGTGGAGGAGTGGATCCTGGATCACCTGGCCCGTCTCTTTCCCAAAGCCTTCGCCCTCTTGGAGGCCTTCGTCCGGAGCCACCCGGGCTTCGTGGATCCTTTCCTGTTGCGGCTGGAGCAGGAGGCGCGCTTCTTCCTGGCTTACCTGGACTTCATCGCTCCTATGCGAGAGGCAGGCCTCCCCTTCACCTATCCCGAGATTGCCGAGGACCCCCCCTTCTTCGCCGAGAGGGCCTTTGACCTGGTTCTCGCAGCCAAGTTGTTGGGCCAGGGTAAGCGGCCTGTGGAAAACAGCTTCCGCTTCGACAGGGCTACGATCCTGGTAGTCAGCGGGCCTAACCAGGGAGGGAAGACGACCTTTGCCCGCATGGTGGGCCAGGTCCACCATCTGGCTGCCCTTGGGCTTCCCGTTCCGGGGGCACAGGCCCGTCTCTCCCTTCCCGACCGCATCCTCACCCACTTTGAGGTTCGGGAGAACCCTGAGGAACTGAGGAGCAAGCTGGAGGAGGACCTCCATAGGCTCAGGGTCCTTTTGGAGCGGGCCACGGAGCGCTCACTCCTCATCCTTAACGAGCCCTTTGCCTCGGCCGCCTTAACGGATGCCCGGCTCATCGGGCGGTTCGTCCTGGAGAGGATCCGGGCCAAGAGGTGCCGAGCGGTGGTCGTCACCTTTCTGGACGAACTGGCCCGTCTTCCTGGGGCCAAGAGCTTGGTGGCGGAGGTGGATCCGCTGGATCCTGCCCGCCGCACCTTCCGCGTTCAAGAGAAGCCCCCAGATGGCCGGACTTACGCCCTCGCCCTAGCTGAGAAGTACCGGTTGACCTATCCCCTTCTCAGCGAACGCCTGAAGCGGCGCCCAGGAGGTGGCCCGTGA
- a CDS encoding ZIP family metal transporter: MAEPLLHALLGGLFTWGLTAVGAASVFLAREPSRTLLDGMLGFAAGVMLAASVFSLLLPGMEMAQAQGKNPLLPAVVGFLLGGAFLRLLDRYLPHVHLGPKDAPEGLKALWRRTTLLILAVTLHNFPEGLAVGVAFGAAGLDPTGAATLGGAIALALGIGLQNLPEGLAIAWPLRRVGIGSGLAWFYGQLSAIVEPVGAVLGALLVAQMMDLLPYLMAMAAGAMVFVVVEEVIPESQAEGNGDVSTFGVMTGFAMMMALDVALG; the protein is encoded by the coding sequence ATGGCCGAGCCTCTGCTCCACGCCCTCTTGGGCGGCCTCTTCACCTGGGGGCTCACCGCGGTGGGGGCGGCGAGCGTCTTCCTCGCCCGGGAGCCCAGCCGAACGCTTTTGGACGGGATGCTGGGCTTCGCCGCTGGGGTGATGCTGGCTGCGAGCGTCTTCTCCCTCCTCCTTCCGGGGATGGAGATGGCCCAGGCCCAGGGAAAAAACCCCCTTCTGCCCGCCGTGGTGGGGTTCCTGTTGGGCGGGGCCTTCCTCCGCCTCCTGGACCGCTACCTCCCCCACGTGCACCTGGGCCCCAAGGACGCCCCCGAGGGGCTAAAGGCCCTCTGGCGCCGCACCACCCTCCTCATCCTGGCCGTCACCCTCCACAACTTCCCTGAGGGCCTGGCGGTTGGGGTGGCCTTCGGGGCCGCGGGGCTGGACCCCACGGGGGCGGCCACCCTGGGCGGGGCCATTGCCTTGGCCCTTGGAATTGGCCTCCAGAACCTCCCCGAGGGGCTTGCCATTGCCTGGCCTTTGCGGCGGGTGGGGATCGGGTCGGGCCTCGCCTGGTTCTACGGGCAGCTTTCCGCCATCGTGGAGCCCGTGGGCGCGGTGCTTGGGGCTCTCCTGGTGGCCCAGATGATGGACCTGCTCCCTTACCTCATGGCCATGGCGGCGGGGGCCATGGTCTTCGTGGTGGTGGAGGAGGTCATCCCAGAAAGCCAGGCGGAGGGGAACGGGGACGTGTCCACCTTCGGGGTCATGACGGGCTTCGCCATGATGATGGCCCTGGACGTGGCCCTGGGGTAG